Proteins encoded by one window of Kribbella italica:
- a CDS encoding S8 family serine peptidase, translating to MLSRFLVGAAVTSLLATALVPAAATPGADPPPGLPLGVDGAKVVTLLTGDKVQLTPAGGGRSNVRFVAADPSASGYETRTVGKDLYVVPDSAAELVQSGKVDDALFNVSGLIRQGFDDAGTDRVPVITTYKSTTRSQPAVPAGSERTRSLPSVGASALRTEKTQARETWRALTSPTDPAGRELDKIWLDAKVTKTLDESVPYVGAPQAWRSGYDGAGTTVAVLDSGVDAEHPDLAGAVKAQQNFTDSPDVADHDGHGTHTSSTVAGRGTASGGRNKGVAPGAELLSGKVLNDSGSGALSWIIAGMEWAVAEGADVISMSIGTSEPVDCTDPMAEAVDRISAASGVLFVVAAGNLYGPSETITSPGCAASALTVAATDLTSKTADFSSRGPVMGNHAVKPDIAAPGVDITAARAGGRGDTAYTDMSGTSMATPHVAGAAAILKQQHPNWTGQQLKSALQSSVRSASTTGVYDQGAGELNVANAVAQQVTGPGTADLGTFAWPHKPSEKVTKPLTYTNSGKTPVTLRFSADVRGNNGKPLPRSAVQLGVTTLKVPAGKSAALPLKIDPSAKLDYGLYGAVSARIVATSNDGRTVVTPVGFYLEPQHVDVTVKLIDRNGKPAASITSLDVFDLDSIAAQRIGFEGADQTLHLRAGSYSLAASVATEGADGLVESYTFLGDPELKLTKNTTITYDARKAVQTKVVTERPSERRGGSLTYGRVVDDWVLSSSRSFIPSVKAVYLADTGTKAKRGTFEVVEGWQLESPDWAPAPYLYSLAFTHAGQVKGNTTHKVKDRGLASIDATYYTPGKNYTYSEYVDVWRPWSLNLIPTGERGQVAAPNRVEHLVTAEKNTKVSQMVGHSDAMAWPFATLMTSTAKAYKAGTRHQETWWKAGLRPGMLRNQSTGLTVVPAARTGNTVWSNFPTWSDTEPGHFSMGGFLDLGGTELLANGVSLGEYGWFGQGNWDVPAQPTDLELVYKLMHWQRGDYSWESPTDAETRWRWKSSAADSGKALPLLWPDYDLNVDANGRAPKVANYPVSITVGAGEWYQPGRITGAKVWASYDDGATWVEVPVKNNGKKVTATVDNTPATGFVTLKTEVTDAGGKSVTQVLKRFYGIR from the coding sequence ATGCTTTCCCGCTTCCTGGTCGGCGCAGCCGTCACCTCGCTGCTCGCCACCGCCCTCGTCCCCGCCGCGGCCACGCCGGGCGCGGACCCTCCTCCTGGTCTTCCGCTCGGCGTCGACGGCGCCAAGGTCGTCACCCTGCTCACCGGCGACAAGGTCCAGCTCACCCCGGCCGGCGGTGGCCGCAGCAACGTCCGCTTCGTCGCCGCCGACCCCTCCGCGAGCGGGTACGAGACGCGGACGGTCGGCAAGGACCTGTACGTCGTACCCGACAGCGCCGCCGAGCTCGTCCAGAGCGGCAAGGTGGACGACGCGCTGTTCAACGTGAGCGGCCTGATCCGCCAAGGCTTCGACGACGCCGGCACCGATCGCGTGCCGGTCATCACCACCTACAAGTCGACAACGCGGTCCCAGCCGGCGGTCCCGGCCGGCTCCGAGCGCACGCGGTCCCTGCCGTCGGTCGGCGCTTCGGCGCTGCGGACCGAGAAGACACAGGCTCGCGAGACGTGGCGGGCGCTCACCTCGCCGACCGACCCGGCCGGGCGCGAGCTGGACAAGATCTGGCTGGACGCGAAGGTCACCAAGACCCTCGACGAGAGCGTCCCGTACGTCGGTGCTCCGCAGGCCTGGCGGTCCGGGTACGACGGCGCCGGCACCACGGTCGCCGTACTGGACTCCGGTGTGGACGCCGAGCACCCGGACCTGGCCGGTGCCGTCAAGGCGCAGCAGAACTTCACCGACAGCCCGGACGTCGCCGACCACGACGGGCACGGCACCCACACCTCGTCGACGGTCGCCGGTCGCGGTACGGCGTCGGGCGGCCGCAACAAGGGCGTCGCGCCCGGCGCCGAGTTGCTCTCGGGCAAGGTGCTGAACGACTCCGGCAGCGGCGCGCTGTCCTGGATCATCGCCGGGATGGAGTGGGCCGTCGCCGAGGGCGCCGACGTGATCAGCATGAGCATCGGGACCTCCGAGCCGGTCGACTGCACCGATCCGATGGCCGAGGCCGTCGACCGGATCAGCGCCGCCTCCGGCGTCCTGTTCGTGGTCGCCGCGGGCAACCTGTACGGCCCGTCCGAGACGATCACGAGCCCGGGCTGCGCGGCGTCCGCGCTGACCGTCGCTGCCACCGACCTGACCTCGAAGACCGCCGACTTCTCCAGCCGGGGTCCCGTGATGGGCAACCACGCGGTGAAGCCGGACATCGCCGCTCCCGGAGTGGACATCACCGCCGCCCGGGCCGGCGGCCGCGGCGACACGGCGTACACCGACATGAGCGGTACGTCGATGGCGACGCCGCACGTCGCGGGCGCGGCCGCAATCCTCAAGCAGCAGCACCCCAACTGGACCGGGCAGCAGCTCAAGTCCGCCCTGCAGAGCAGCGTGCGATCGGCGTCGACCACCGGGGTCTACGACCAGGGCGCCGGTGAGCTGAACGTCGCCAACGCCGTCGCGCAGCAGGTCACCGGACCGGGCACGGCCGACCTCGGCACGTTCGCCTGGCCGCACAAGCCGTCGGAGAAGGTCACCAAGCCGCTGACCTACACCAACTCCGGCAAGACGCCGGTCACCCTCCGGTTCTCCGCCGACGTCCGCGGCAACAACGGCAAGCCGCTGCCGCGGTCGGCCGTTCAGCTCGGCGTCACCACGCTGAAGGTCCCGGCCGGCAAGTCGGCCGCGCTCCCGCTGAAGATCGACCCGTCGGCCAAGCTCGACTACGGCCTGTACGGCGCGGTCAGCGCAAGGATCGTTGCTACCAGCAACGATGGACGGACCGTCGTCACCCCGGTCGGGTTCTACCTCGAGCCGCAGCACGTCGACGTCACCGTCAAGCTGATCGACCGCAACGGCAAGCCCGCCGCGTCGATCACCTCGCTGGACGTCTTCGACCTGGACAGCATCGCCGCGCAGCGGATCGGGTTCGAGGGCGCCGACCAGACCCTGCACCTGCGCGCCGGCAGCTACTCGCTGGCCGCGTCGGTCGCGACCGAGGGCGCGGACGGGCTGGTCGAGTCCTACACCTTCCTCGGCGACCCCGAGCTGAAGCTCACGAAGAACACCACGATCACGTACGACGCCCGCAAGGCCGTCCAGACCAAGGTCGTCACCGAACGGCCGAGCGAGCGCCGCGGCGGAAGCCTCACCTACGGCCGGGTGGTCGACGACTGGGTGCTGTCGAGCAGCCGCAGCTTCATCCCCTCGGTCAAGGCGGTCTACCTCGCCGACACCGGGACCAAGGCCAAGCGCGGCACCTTCGAGGTCGTCGAGGGCTGGCAGCTGGAGTCGCCCGACTGGGCGCCGGCGCCGTACCTCTACAGCCTCGCCTTCACGCACGCCGGGCAGGTCAAGGGCAACACCACGCACAAGGTGAAGGACCGCGGGCTCGCCTCGATCGACGCGACCTACTACACGCCGGGCAAGAACTACACCTACTCCGAGTACGTCGATGTCTGGCGCCCGTGGAGCCTGAACCTGATCCCGACCGGCGAGCGGGGTCAGGTGGCCGCGCCGAACCGGGTCGAGCACCTGGTCACGGCGGAGAAGAACACCAAGGTCAGCCAGATGGTCGGGCACTCCGACGCGATGGCCTGGCCGTTCGCGACGCTGATGACGTCGACGGCCAAGGCGTACAAGGCGGGCACCCGGCACCAGGAGACCTGGTGGAAGGCGGGGCTGCGGCCGGGCATGCTCCGCAACCAGTCGACCGGGCTCACCGTCGTACCGGCGGCGCGGACCGGTAACACGGTGTGGAGCAACTTCCCGACCTGGTCCGACACCGAGCCGGGGCACTTCTCGATGGGCGGCTTCCTCGACCTGGGCGGCACCGAGCTGCTCGCGAACGGCGTCTCGCTCGGTGAGTACGGGTGGTTCGGGCAGGGCAACTGGGACGTCCCGGCGCAGCCGACCGACCTGGAGCTGGTCTACAAGCTGATGCACTGGCAGCGCGGTGACTACTCCTGGGAGTCGCCGACCGACGCCGAGACGCGCTGGCGCTGGAAGTCGTCGGCGGCCGACTCGGGCAAGGCGCTGCCGCTGCTCTGGCCGGACTACGACCTGAACGTCGACGCGAACGGGCGAGCGCCGAAGGTGGCGAACTACCCGGTCTCGATCACGGTCGGCGCGGGGGAGTGGTACCAGCCGGGGCGGATCACGGGCGCGAAGGTCTGGGCGTCGTACGACGACGGCGCGACCTGGGTCGAGGTGCCGGTGAAGAACAACGGCAAGAAGGTGACCGCGACGGTCGACAACACGCCCGCGACCGGGTTCGTCACGCTGAAGACCGAGGTGACCGATGCCGGGGGCAAGAGCGTGACGCAGGTGCTGAAGCGTTTCTACGGAATTCGCTAG
- a CDS encoding glycerophosphodiester phosphodiesterase family protein, with amino-acid sequence MRRLPRALLPLALTAALLGQGLVTVEASAYRGRALDLQAHRGGLGLTVESTIASFTRGLETGVSTLELDVQITEDGHAVVTHDRKVTGSKCKDTAPYTAGDPEYPYVGKYVNTLTFNQVRQLDCGSLTQAAYPGQTPDPGARMPELREVFALVHRFRANDVKLNIETKVEAGAPTETAPREQFVQVVNREIRKARIARQVTIQSFDWGALMRMRQVAPELPLVALTNYDFLQTGQPGKSPWLGGIDIDDFGGDLVKAAKSFGASAISPVHGFPQDGKIGDPAYRPYVTEAMVKSAHKVGLKVVPWTVDDPATMESLIGKGVDGIITDYPDRLRQVARDNGFRLPKAYDAPAIRPLASAHAHNDYEHRRPLQDALDRGFNSVEADVWLVDGELRVAHDLENVVPGRTLESLYLKPLADRIRANRGEVYQRGRDFQLLIDIKSDGPTTYAAIDAALRKYRGISTIFAAGRTFRGPVTAVISGNRPLDVLKAQKVRYAGYDGRLSDLNSKLPASLMPLVSDNWTNNFTWQGVGAFPAAEREKLRQIVTTAHRAGYRVRFWATPDTRGAARDALWSELAAAGVDHLNTDDLHGLEDFLRG; translated from the coding sequence ATGCGCCGCCTCCCCCGCGCGCTGCTCCCGCTCGCCCTCACCGCCGCACTGCTCGGCCAGGGCCTGGTCACCGTCGAGGCGTCCGCGTACCGCGGCCGCGCGCTCGACCTGCAGGCCCACCGCGGTGGCCTCGGACTGACCGTCGAGTCCACCATCGCGTCGTTCACCCGCGGCTTGGAGACCGGAGTCAGCACTCTCGAGCTGGACGTCCAGATCACCGAGGACGGCCACGCCGTTGTCACCCACGACCGCAAGGTCACCGGGTCCAAGTGCAAGGACACCGCGCCGTACACGGCCGGCGATCCCGAGTACCCGTACGTCGGCAAGTACGTCAACACGCTGACCTTCAATCAGGTCCGCCAGCTCGACTGCGGCTCGCTCACCCAGGCCGCCTACCCGGGCCAGACGCCCGACCCGGGCGCGCGCATGCCGGAGCTGCGCGAGGTGTTCGCGCTCGTCCACCGCTTCCGCGCGAACGACGTGAAGCTGAACATCGAGACGAAGGTCGAGGCCGGCGCACCGACCGAGACCGCGCCGCGCGAGCAGTTCGTCCAGGTCGTCAACCGCGAGATCCGCAAGGCGCGGATCGCCCGGCAGGTCACGATCCAGAGCTTCGACTGGGGCGCACTGATGCGGATGCGCCAGGTCGCTCCCGAGCTGCCGCTGGTCGCGCTGACCAACTACGACTTCCTGCAGACCGGTCAGCCCGGCAAGTCGCCGTGGCTCGGCGGGATCGACATCGACGACTTCGGCGGCGACCTGGTCAAGGCGGCCAAGTCGTTCGGCGCGAGCGCGATCTCGCCGGTGCACGGGTTCCCGCAGGACGGCAAGATCGGCGACCCGGCGTACCGGCCGTACGTGACCGAGGCGATGGTCAAGTCGGCGCACAAGGTGGGCCTGAAGGTCGTGCCGTGGACGGTCGACGACCCGGCGACGATGGAGTCGCTGATCGGCAAGGGTGTCGACGGGATCATCACCGACTACCCCGACCGCCTGCGCCAGGTCGCGCGGGACAACGGCTTCCGGCTGCCCAAGGCGTACGACGCCCCGGCGATCCGGCCGCTGGCGTCGGCGCACGCGCACAACGACTACGAGCACCGGCGTCCGCTGCAGGACGCGCTGGACCGCGGGTTCAACTCGGTCGAGGCCGACGTCTGGCTGGTCGACGGTGAGCTGCGGGTCGCGCACGACCTGGAGAACGTCGTACCGGGCCGCACGCTGGAGAGCCTGTACCTGAAGCCCCTGGCGGACCGGATCCGCGCCAACCGCGGCGAGGTCTACCAGCGCGGGCGCGACTTCCAGCTGCTGATCGACATCAAGAGCGACGGCCCGACGACGTACGCCGCGATCGACGCCGCGCTGCGCAAGTACCGCGGGATCAGCACGATCTTCGCCGCCGGCCGCACCTTCCGCGGCCCGGTCACCGCGGTGATCAGCGGCAACCGGCCGCTCGACGTACTGAAGGCCCAGAAGGTCCGGTACGCCGGGTACGACGGCCGCCTGTCCGACCTGAACTCGAAGCTGCCCGCGTCCCTGATGCCGCTGGTCAGCGACAACTGGACGAACAACTTCACCTGGCAGGGAGTCGGCGCGTTCCCGGCCGCCGAACGCGAGAAGCTCCGCCAGATCGTCACCACCGCCCACCGCGCCGGCTACCGCGTCCGCTTCTGGGCCACCCCCGACACTCGCGGCGCGGCCCGCGACGCGCTGTGGTCCGAGCTCGCGGCCGCCGGCGTCGACCACCTCAACACCGACGACCTGCACGGCCTCGAGGACTTCCTCCGCGGCTAG
- a CDS encoding helix-turn-helix domain-containing protein: MLDVLGLADTEELAYRALVEVPSYDAAELAERLGCLPVEAARSLAALESGGLAARSSSGTDRYVASPPSVALAALAVQREEELRRAQREIESLAEIYRGTDTERSVGDVVDVVRGAKAVGQRFTQLQMSAREEVLGFVKAEIAAVAAEENTAEDAAVNRGVRYRVVIERNSFDRPGFFPAAADSLRAGEEVRVVPELPIRLLIVDRRIALVPLLSGAHRDIGALIVHSSGMLDGLLALFDRVWREAIPLVFGSEGVIEESPTADGLPEIDARILGLLLAGLTDQAAANQLGLSMRTVQRRVRALMDLVSADTRLQLGYHAARRGWALIHCAR; this comes from the coding sequence GTGCTCGACGTGCTCGGACTCGCAGACACCGAAGAACTCGCCTACCGCGCGCTGGTCGAGGTCCCGTCGTACGACGCGGCCGAGCTGGCCGAGCGGCTCGGCTGTCTCCCGGTGGAGGCCGCCCGCTCGCTGGCCGCGCTGGAGAGCGGCGGGCTGGCCGCGCGCTCCAGCAGCGGCACCGACCGGTACGTCGCCTCGCCGCCGTCGGTCGCCCTGGCCGCGCTGGCCGTGCAGCGCGAGGAGGAGCTCCGGCGGGCGCAGCGGGAGATCGAGTCGCTCGCCGAGATCTACCGCGGCACGGACACCGAGCGGTCGGTCGGCGATGTCGTCGACGTCGTACGGGGTGCCAAGGCCGTCGGGCAGCGGTTCACGCAGCTCCAGATGTCGGCCCGCGAGGAGGTGCTCGGGTTCGTCAAGGCGGAGATCGCCGCCGTCGCGGCCGAGGAGAACACCGCCGAGGACGCGGCCGTCAACCGCGGCGTGCGGTACCGCGTGGTGATCGAGCGCAACTCCTTCGACCGGCCCGGCTTCTTCCCGGCCGCCGCGGACTCGTTGCGGGCCGGCGAAGAGGTGCGGGTCGTGCCCGAGCTGCCGATCCGGCTGCTGATCGTGGACCGGCGGATCGCCCTGGTCCCGTTACTGTCCGGCGCGCACCGCGACATCGGGGCGCTGATCGTGCACAGCAGCGGCATGCTCGACGGCCTGCTGGCGCTGTTCGACCGGGTCTGGCGGGAGGCGATCCCGCTGGTGTTCGGCAGCGAGGGCGTCATCGAGGAGAGCCCGACCGCCGACGGGCTGCCCGAGATCGACGCCCGGATCCTCGGGCTGCTGCTCGCCGGACTCACCGACCAGGCCGCCGCGAACCAGCTGGGCCTGTCGATGCGCACCGTGCAGCGCCGGGTCCGGGCATTGATGGATCTGGTGTCGGCCGACACCAGGCTGCAGCTGGGCTATCACGCGGCCCGCCGCGGCTGGGCTCTGATCCACTGCGCACGGTGA
- a CDS encoding HipA family kinase: MSLPTVTATRYVLPLREGGSLPGVVEGNDLGTYVLKFHGAGQGPKALVAEIIAGELFRRLGLRIPELKLCRLDPAIGRSEPDEEIQDLLVRSAGLNLAVDFLPGSFGYDGSSGTPDAATRARILWLDAFIANVDRSWRNPNLLVWHKELWLIDHGAALYFHHSWMSAERFAALPYDATDHVFRDDAPAVPAIDAALAAELTPELLTEVIALVPDAWIADGDRDRYLGHLTARLADRSAWLPGGAR, encoded by the coding sequence GTGAGTCTGCCGACTGTCACCGCCACCCGCTACGTGCTGCCGTTGCGCGAGGGCGGGTCGCTGCCGGGAGTTGTCGAAGGCAACGATCTCGGGACCTACGTGCTGAAGTTCCACGGCGCGGGCCAGGGGCCGAAGGCGCTGGTCGCCGAGATCATCGCGGGCGAGCTGTTCCGCCGGCTCGGGCTGCGGATCCCGGAGCTGAAGCTCTGCCGGCTCGACCCGGCGATCGGCAGGTCCGAGCCCGACGAGGAGATCCAGGACCTGCTGGTCCGCAGCGCCGGCCTCAACCTCGCGGTCGACTTCCTGCCCGGCTCGTTCGGCTACGACGGTTCCAGCGGTACGCCGGACGCCGCGACCCGCGCGCGGATCCTCTGGCTGGACGCGTTCATCGCCAACGTGGACCGCTCCTGGCGCAACCCCAACCTGCTCGTCTGGCACAAGGAACTCTGGTTGATCGACCACGGCGCGGCCCTGTACTTCCACCACTCCTGGATGTCGGCCGAGCGCTTCGCCGCCCTGCCGTACGACGCGACCGACCACGTCTTCCGCGACGACGCTCCCGCCGTACCGGCGATCGACGCGGCCCTGGCGGCCGAGCTCACGCCGGAGCTGCTGACCGAGGTGATCGCGCTGGTCCCGGACGCGTGGATCGCCGACGGCGACCGGGATCGCTACCTCGGGCACCTGACCGCC
- a CDS encoding glutamate--cysteine ligase, giving the protein MKHPSMGVEEELLLVSAAGQPLPRSKAVKDETDGVDVELELTRAQVETNSPVCETSDELHRQLSAMRSRLAAAAAEHGGRLLAIAAPPTGAAAHLVTQQPRYEEMEQRYGLLAREQAVCGCHVHIDVPDKEAAIRVSNHLRPWLPALLALSANSAIYLGADTGFASWRAIMWSRWPCVGQPPYFESAAHYDALVETHLASGSIMDERMVYWDVRPSSHLPTVEVRVSDVPLTVAETVLHATLVRALVMTALADGTLGPELQPEVLRAAYWLAAKDGLTGNNLDVRTTEVLPIEKVLDLLIHHVRPALELLDEVERVESTVGRLLREGNGAMKQRRAFREGDDLIALTEATR; this is encoded by the coding sequence GTGAAGCATCCGTCCATGGGCGTAGAGGAAGAGTTGCTGCTGGTCTCCGCCGCCGGGCAGCCGCTACCGAGGAGCAAGGCGGTCAAGGACGAGACCGACGGGGTCGACGTCGAGCTGGAGCTGACCCGCGCGCAGGTGGAGACCAACTCGCCGGTGTGCGAGACCTCCGACGAGCTGCACCGGCAGCTGAGCGCGATGCGGTCCAGGCTGGCCGCCGCCGCGGCCGAGCACGGCGGGCGCCTGCTGGCGATCGCGGCGCCGCCGACCGGTGCGGCCGCGCATCTGGTGACGCAGCAGCCGCGGTACGAGGAGATGGAGCAGCGGTACGGGTTGCTCGCCCGCGAGCAGGCCGTCTGCGGATGCCACGTGCACATCGACGTACCGGACAAGGAAGCCGCGATCCGGGTCAGCAACCACCTGCGTCCCTGGCTGCCGGCGTTGCTCGCGCTCAGCGCCAACTCGGCGATCTACCTCGGCGCCGACACCGGCTTCGCCAGCTGGCGGGCGATCATGTGGTCGCGCTGGCCGTGCGTCGGTCAGCCGCCGTACTTCGAGTCGGCCGCGCACTACGACGCGCTGGTGGAGACGCACCTCGCGTCCGGCAGCATCATGGACGAACGGATGGTCTACTGGGACGTCCGGCCGTCGTCGCACCTGCCGACGGTCGAGGTACGGGTCAGCGACGTACCGCTGACCGTGGCCGAGACCGTGCTGCACGCGACGCTCGTCCGCGCGCTGGTGATGACCGCGCTGGCGGACGGCACCCTCGGTCCGGAGCTCCAGCCCGAGGTGTTGCGCGCGGCGTACTGGCTGGCGGCGAAGGACGGCCTGACCGGCAACAACCTCGATGTCCGGACCACCGAGGTACTCCCGATCGAGAAGGTCCTGGACCTGCTGATCCATCACGTCCGTCCGGCGCTCGAGCTGCTGGACGAGGTCGAGCGCGTCGAATCCACCGTCGGGCGGCTGCTCCGCGAGGGCAACGGTGCGATGAAGCAGCGCCGGGCCTTCCGTGAGGGCGACGACCTGATCGCCCTCACGGAAGCCACGCGCTAG